The sequence GGTCGCCGCTGGCGAGAGGGGCTTTCCCAATAGGAGACGACATAGGATCGCTGTCCCAGCATGGCCGATAACTGGGCACTACTGAGGCGATTGGCTCGACGAAATCGCCCCAAAAAGTGACCAAAGCTCTCGTCAGCATGAGGCTCGACCTGGAACAGCCAAGGGGTAACGGAGGCTGGTGCTGCTGCTGGTGCTGGTGAAGACGGGTCTCCGGCCATTACTTGATCGCCAGTGAACATTCTTTGACCACTTGTCGCAGTAAGGGCAACTCAATGCGTGGCTGACCGCGTTGCAAGGCCCGAATGGCGGCTTCACAGAGGATTTGATTCAGGACGCCAATATAGCCTCGGCTGGCCTGGAGCAGCAGGCTCTGGGCTTTCGGGTTGGCCAGGTTGGAGGGTTTGGGTAATTGCAGCACATGCTCTTCCCAGAGGGCGGTCATCTCCTGAAGTTCTTCACTGCTGAGTCGAGAAAAGCGATAGGCCGATAGAAATCGATAGAGGACTTGTTCATCACGTTGAATGACGGCGTTGAGCCGATCGGTGCCCACTAGCACGACGGCAATCTCTAAGAGGTCGGATATGTCTCTAATTTCAGACATCGCTTGAGCGGTTACCCGTTGGGCTTCGTCGAAGATGATCATCTCAACCTGGCAACTCCGGAGCACGTGGTAGACCCGCTCCCGGAGTTCAGGGATGCGCCCTCGCGTGGCTTGATACTGAAGGCTTTCTAGCAGGCCGACCAACAGGTTGCTCACGGAGAGGTTCTCACGACAGTGCCAGTACATCACTGGTATCAGGGGGGCTTCACCGGGTCGCTGGGTCACTTTGGATTTGAGGTGGTAGGTATCACAGCTCACGGTCTTGCCGGTACGCGATTCCCCGATGACTCGGCAGGATTGTCTGGCTAAGCGTTTACCGTCTAGCCAGGTATGAAATTCCAACATCTGGGGCAGTTCCAGGACGCGACGACGGCCCAGGTCTCGAATTCGCTCATTCACGTCGGCGATCGCAGGATTGGGGTCGGCAGCAGGGGAGGGAGACATGGGATAGGAGGCTCCGGAAGGGGGGGTTGATGTTGAGGGCGCTTAAAGGCCGTGCGATTGACGCAGTTGCTCGTAGTCGTAGACGCGTATGGCGGGTAGGGGCTTAGGGGCCGGGGACGATTCAGGCTCGCTTGCTTCGTCGGACGGTAGGTCTTCGTGGTTGGCGGGCAGCGGGGGCGCTGACAGCAGCTCGTCAATGAATTGCACGCGAGATTGAATCTCGCTGAGGATGGACTGATTGGTAATCTCGGTGCGAGCTTCGCGCAAACGACGACTGATGGCTTTGGCTTCGGCTAGCGAGAGGCGTTCTGTTTCGAGGTTTTGGGCGTGGGCACGGGCTAAAAAGACGTCGGTCGTACCCTGGGGTTGGTACACCAGGACGGTGGTGATGTCTCGGGGGTCATAGCGGAGGACGACGTCGGCTCCGGCATGGCCTGATAGGTATTCGCCGCGATAAATCAGGTTGGCAAAGCGCAGGTACCCGCCCTGGTAAATGCGGCGGCGCTGTTGGCGCATCAGCAGTAAGTCCAGTTCTCGTTCGTCTGGGGGTTTCCCTTGGGCCATCTGTCCGGCGCGCCACCGCTCTATCCGACTGTGTTGGCGATCGCGGGCGTCCGGTTGCTGGTTGTAGTTATCCACGATGTAGCGGATGAGCAGGCCCTCTAGTTGCTCTAGGCTCAGGCAGGCGTCTGCGTTGATCGACGCTAGATGGGGCTTGGCGTTGGCGGTGGTATAGCCCGGTAGGGTGGAGAAGAATTCACGGTTGAGGGTGCCGAAGGGCCGTTCGACGATGCCGCCTTCGGCGGGACGGCGACGCAGGCACAGCACGATGCCTAATCGGCTGGCGACTTGATCGATGTGGGCTGAGGTGAAGTCGGAACCGGCGTCGGTGTACAGGTACTTCGGGACGCCGTAGCTCTCCCACAGGGCTTCGGGTTCGTAGCCCCGTTGATACTGTTTCGGCAGGATCGCGTGGCGCAGGGCTAAGCCGGTGACGGCGGCACTGGGGGGTTCCAGGCCCAGGTGTATCCCCATGATGCATCGCGAGTAGGTGTCGATGACGGTGGTCAAGGTCGGTCGACCCAAAACGTCGCCTTGGCTATCGACGACCACAATATCGGCTGGTGTGTGGTCGCATTGCCATACCTGGTTGCTGTATTCAACGGCGATCTCAATCCCTGATTTTGCGGTCAGCGTCAGGGTATCTCCCTGCCAGCCGATGGAGCGTTGCTTCTGCTTTTGCTCGGCTTGCCTAATCTCACCCGACAGGATGCGGTATACCGTGCGACGGCTCGGATAATTGGGGCTACCGATGGCGGCGGCGTGGCTGGCGACTTGTTTGGCGATTTGGGCACGGCTCGTTTTACGGGTGCCTCGGTTCCCGTTGCGGTAGCGCTCAAGGATGAATTCCCGCCAGCTATCGTCCACTCTCACATTGCCTTCGTCGAAGCGTACTTGGCGCTTCAAGCCCTCAATGCCCCGTTCGCGATAGTGACGCACTAACCGCTTCAGATTGCGCACGCTCAAGCTCAGAGTGGCGGCTGCCGCAGCCTCCACCTCTCGGTACGTGGATTGACCGCGATAGCGTTCTAGGCCTTGAATGACCTCCAGGCGGCGGCGTTCGTCTAAGGACAGTGTCTCTAGGTGCGGCAATGTCACCGGTTCACTTTTTTCACCTTTCTCACGTGCCACGATATTTGTCATTCTCTGCACTTTTAATTCTGCTACTCTAAACCCTCTCAAAGCATTGCAGCACAACCGTTTTACCGTTCTTTACCAGCACCTTTTTTGTGCCACGATATTTGTCATCAAATTCGTGCCACAATATTTGTCATCAAATCCCCAAACCCTTATAGGACAAGCACTCCAGGCGCAATCGCAACCTCGAACAGCGGCCCCGATCACGGCGCTGAATCAGCCCCAAAATCGCTGGAAGCCCCAGCAGGCAACTGTTCTAGCCGCCATGACAATTATCGTGGCACAACGATGACAAATATCGTGGCACGCGACAAATTCCAAAAAACTCTAGACTGCACCCTCTATACCCCTATAAACCATTCTTATATCTTTATTTCTTATATTTCTGTACCTTTTGCCGTGATCCCCATTATGCGATCGCAACCCTCTTAAACCCCCAAAGTCCCTATGGATAAAGGCTTTTGGCCCTTTCAACCCCTGCGCCGATCCCCAGTGATCCCCGACTCCTATAAAATATTCCTATCCTTTATGCTATTTCTATACCTGTATTCAATATATAAAACCTCATATTCTATGGCGACATAAGGAATCTGTATCAATCAATTTCTACGAGATTCCAATGCTTTCAGCCCCTAAGACGTGCGATCGCACCCCTGCATCATCGCTTACAACTTCTAGACTGCAACGTAACTCGCTAAACTTTATCCTGACTACTATTCTGTATTTATTGCAGTCTTGTCGTCGTGTGTAGTCAGCCAAACAGGAGCAACACTCCATGACCATCGCCACCCCCAAACCCGAGATCAAACGGCACCTCGCCCTAGGGCTAGACCCCAGAGATGTGCAATACCTCAGCAGCCCCTCCAACCCCCTGCTGAAACCTTCCACGTGTATTCCCTGAACCGCCAGTCCCCAATGCAGAGAGGGCACCCACACACCATCCTTGAGCGCTGCGATCGCACGCCTCGACGCACCCTCTCCAGCGGCAGAACCCTACCTATGGCCCTGCACAGCGTTACGGGGGCCATTACTCAAGAGATTGGCGATCGCGCTGGCGTTGGTCTACTACACCGATGCTCTGGTTGTTCGTCGTCACAGTTGGCTGCCAGGTACGCTCAGTAGACCCTTTGGTAGCCAGTCTGGCATGAGGGATACGGCATCACTCCTATCATGATGAGCGACAAAATTCTTTAGGCCATCAATGACCAGAACCACGGCTGAGCCTAGCGATGTAATTGATCAAATGGTGGCGCTCCGGATTCAGTTAGCTCAACTCGAAACCCAAATTGAAGCTCTAATACCAAATCCGACTTGTATACCCCCGAAATAGTGTAGGGTTGAGGAATGCCTAGACCCCTCCATCTCGAACCTCATTTTTCAGCCGACGAGCTTAAAGCGCGTTATCGAGCTAGCGTTGACCCGGTCGAGTCTCGACGTTGGCATCTGCTGTGGCTGGTTCACACACAAACGACGCTGACTGATGCCGCTAAAGCTGTGGGCTTTCACTACGACTACGCCCGAGTTGTCGTGAAAGATTACAACCGTGATGGCGCTGATGGGCTGCGCAATCGCCGCAAAGACCAGCGACCGCAACAGTCACGGAGTCTGCTCAACCCCAAGCAGCTCGAAGCCTTGGAAGCTCGATTGCAATCGCCCCCGGACGATGACGGGGTCTGGAGTGGGCCCAAGGTGGCGCGCGTCATCGCTGAGGTCACTGGGGTAACGAAGGTCTGGCCCCAGCGAGGGTGGGACTATCTCAAGCGCTTGGAGCAATCGCTGCAAGTGCCTCGTCCTCGGCATCGCAAAGGTGATCCGGAAGCCCAAGAGGCGTTTAAAAAAACTCCCGGAGCGTAAGGCTGAACTAGAACAGCAATATCCTGACGCGCTGGTCGAAGCGTGGTCGTTTGATGAGCATCGCTTGGGATTGAAACCGATTATTCGCAAGGTGTGGGCCAAAGTCGGGCAATGACCGTTGGCCCTGGTTGACCCACGCTATGAGTGGACGTACCTCTACGGGTTTGTTCATCCCACGACCGGCGATACCGAGTGGCTGATTCTGCCTCGGGTGAATAGCGATTGGTTTAACCAAGCCCTAGCCACCTTTGCAGATCAAGTCGGGGCTGGCCCTCACAAGCGGATTTTGTTGGTCATCGATGGGGCCGGATGGCACACCTGCAAAGACCTGGTGATACCCGACGGCATCCATCTAGAGGTCTTGCCGCCTTACTCACCCGAGTTACAGCCGGCAGAACGGCTCTGGCGACTCGCCGATGAGCCCTTAGTCAATCGCTGCTTTGACGCCCTCAGTGATCTCGAAGATGTCCTTGAGGCCCGCTGCCGCACTCTGCTGTCGATGCAATCCGAGATTAAGGCCCTAACTAACTATCATTGGTGGCCCGCATGACAAGCCTAATCGTTTCGGGGGTATATGACTCGGATTTAGTATAAAACCGGCTTTCTTTGATGCCTGTGCGACTCAAGAGGCATCCCAATTCCAGCGGGAGTCAGCGGTCATCTTTCGTCGGCTCACTCCGGGCCAATGGAACTACCCGAGCGACATCACCGAACAGGAGCAACGCTTGAAGCAGCTGAAGCAGCAGTTCCAACAAACCCACGAACCGGTGGCTGGACGCGAAGTTAGCTGGTCAATTAAGTTGACACCTCAACCCTAGACCCGGTGAGTAGCCGCTCGCTAAAACCGCATCTGCGCGAACGGGAGTTGGCAATGAGCACACTGGCCACTCACCCAATGGCTCGGCAGTGGCAACGCATGATGACAGCGGGGGCATTGGGCTAATAGAGATGTCTCTCCAGGACGGCTGCGCCGCCGCTGATGGATTTCGCAATTGGGTTGGTCGTTTAGTTGCCAGGTCAGCCTGTGCCAAGGGGCTTCGGCGTAGCAGGCAGGACACAACCGTGTGGGCCAATGCAATCGGGTGTCGGAGGGTGACCACATCCCCTGGAGGCGGGCGATCGCAACACCACTCATCTGGGATAGCTGATGAAGAGAACCGGGGGTCGGTCGCCGCTGGCGAGATGGGCTTTCCCAATAGGAGACGACATAGGATCGCTGTCCCAGCATGGCCGATAACTGGAGTTTGGCGATTTGGGCACGGCTCGTTTTACGCATCCCTCGGTTCCCGTTGCGGTAGCTCTCAACGATAAGCTCACGCCAGGTGGCGTCCACTCGCAACGCGCCTTCGTCCCGGCGCGGTTGTCGTTTCAGCCCCTCGAGACCCTGCTCGCAATAATACTTTTGAAGTTGCAACACCTCAACCTGGCGTTCGCCATGATCCCCGACTCCTATAAAAGATTTCTATCTTTTTAACTGCTACTATATCTGTATTCCATATATACAATTTCGTATTCTGTGAGAATATAAGAAATCTTATCAATCACTTTTCAACACTTTCAGCCCGCAAGGAATGCGATCGCTCACCGTATTGCCTTTGCCTATATCGCTATGAATACATCTGCCTATGTCACTATCTCTTAACAGGGGACAACATAAAGTAGAACTTATAATCCGCCAAACCCTTACCCCACAGTCTTTGTAGACTCTAATGCAGCTTCCTAAACTTTATTCCCAATAGCTATTGCATTTTTATTGCAGCTTGACTGCTATATAGGAGTTAGGCCGCTGGTAGCCCCTACAAGCAATCGCTTTTGGAGAGGGCCTATCCCACTAGCAGTATCAATTCGGTCTATTTCCCTCGCTACACAAAAGCGATTAAATCCGCAATTCAGGCGGGGCGTGTTTTCCTCAATGGCAAAAACTCGTACTCTCGGTGGTGGACAAAGCGCGATCCGCTGCCAGGGGAGCCCTCAGTACCGTCTAGATTGCCGTCGTGCTTTCGTTGGCCTGTAGCTCTTAGCGATTAAGACAAGCTAAATTTGAGGGCATGATGGAGGAGCTTGAATTTCAACCCTTTGAGCGCTACCATCAGCCTTGCTTATAGCGATTTACTCAATTCTGAGCTTAGGCTTTAATTAA is a genomic window of Nodosilinea sp. E11 containing:
- a CDS encoding Mu transposase C-terminal domain-containing protein, whose protein sequence is MTLPHLETLSLDERRRLEVIQGLERYRGQSTYREVEAAAAATLSLSVRNLKRLVRHYRERGIEGLKRQVRFDEGNVRVDDSWREFILERYRNGNRGTRKTSRAQIAKQVASHAAAIGSPNYPSRRTVYRILSGEIRQAEQKQKQRSIGWQGDTLTLTAKSGIEIAVEYSNQVWQCDHTPADIVVVDSQGDVLGRPTLTTVIDTYSRCIMGIHLGLEPPSAAVTGLALRHAILPKQYQRGYEPEALWESYGVPKYLYTDAGSDFTSAHIDQVASRLGIVLCLRRRPAEGGIVERPFGTLNREFFSTLPGYTTANAKPHLASINADACLSLEQLEGLLIRYIVDNYNQQPDARDRQHSRIERWRAGQMAQGKPPDERELDLLLMRQQRRRIYQGGYLRFANLIYRGEYLSGHAGADVVLRYDPRDITTVLVYQPQGTTDVFLARAHAQNLETERLSLAEAKAISRRLREARTEITNQSILSEIQSRVQFIDELLSAPPLPANHEDLPSDEASEPESSPAPKPLPAIRVYDYEQLRQSHGL
- a CDS encoding IS630 family transposase — its product is MALVDPRYEWTYLYGFVHPTTGDTEWLILPRVNSDWFNQALATFADQVGAGPHKRILLVIDGAGWHTCKDLVIPDGIHLEVLPPYSPELQPAERLWRLADEPLVNRCFDALSDLEDVLEARCRTLLSMQSEIKALTNYHWWPA
- a CDS encoding TniB family NTP-binding protein → MSPSPAADPNPAIADVNERIRDLGRRRVLELPQMLEFHTWLDGKRLARQSCRVIGESRTGKTVSCDTYHLKSKVTQRPGEAPLIPVMYWHCRENLSVSNLLVGLLESLQYQATRGRIPELRERVYHVLRSCQVEMIIFDEAQRVTAQAMSEIRDISDLLEIAVVLVGTDRLNAVIQRDEQVLYRFLSAYRFSRLSSEELQEMTALWEEHVLQLPKPSNLANPKAQSLLLQASRGYIGVLNQILCEAAIRALQRGQPRIELPLLRQVVKECSLAIK
- a CDS encoding winged helix-turn-helix domain-containing protein is translated as MPRPLHLEPHFSADELKARYRASVDPVESRRWHLLWLVHTQTTLTDAAKAVGFHYDYARVVVKDYNRDGADGLRNRRKDQRPQQSRSLLNPKQLEALEARLQSPPDDDGVWSGPKVARVIAEVTGVTKVWPQRGWDYLKRLEQSLQVPRPRHRKGDPEAQEAFKKTPGA